TTTTTCGTCCCTTCCGGGCGCATGGCAACGATGCCCGCCTCTTTCAAAATCTGAAGATGATGGGATACCGAGGGCCGCGTCAGGTGGGTTTTCTGCGCGATCTCCCCCACCCGGATGCCGGCCAGGTCGCTCTCCAGCAGCGCAAGCAAAATGAGCTGCCTGGTCTCATCGCCAATGGCCGTAAACGCGTTTCGGCACTCCCGAAAGCCGCTGGTGATCTGCGCCAGCCTTTCCTCGCATTCCCGTTTCACTGCAAAGCCTCCTCACATATAGCGCACGCTCAGCTCCTTGTGGGGCGCAGAGCGCAGGAACTCAACATTCGGGTACCCCAGCACCAGCGTCATCGCAGGCTTTTTCCCCTTCGGAACGCCGAGCGCATTTCTGATCCTGCGCGAGGCGTTGGCGGCCATGGTAAAAAAGCCGCTGTACAGCACCCCAAGGCCATTGGCTTCCGCCATAAACTCCATGTTCTGCGCGGCAAGAATCCCGTTCGTTTTGTCCTTTGCCAAAACAACGATCGCAAGGGGCGCGTTGAAAAAGAAAAAGTGATCGGTGATCTCGTTTTTCCGCGCCATGGGGCTGAACAGATCGGCGATCGGTTTCACGGTTTTGAACACCTTCACCGCCATCTCCTCAATGCGGTCCTTTTCCCTCTGCAGCACCACAAACGATACATCCTGCAGGTTCTTGGCGGTGTGGGTCAGCCTGCCCGCTTCCAGGATCTGTTCGATCACCTCCCGGGGCACCTCTGTTTGCCGGAAATCGCGGATGCTCCTGCGGAAGCGGATCGCATCCAGCACCGCACCGGGGTCAAGGCGCACCTCCCCCGGTTTCTCGATCTGATCGTTCTCACGGCCGGCGATTGAAATTGCTTTTTTCGGGCAGACCGCCGAACATTGCCCGCACAGGATGCAGCGTTCCAGCACCGTGCCCGCTTTTTTGTTTTTTATCTCCAGGTTGTGCGCCGGGCAGATCCGGCCGCACAGCCCGCACCCAATGCACTTGCCCGTATCCACCATTACCTTGCCCTGTTTCATATCCTCCAGCCCTTTCGTTAAAGTTCTTTAACCATTATACCGGTCCCCCGCCCAGGAAACAACATTGGTAAAGAAATTGGTTACCATCCGGGGGCCTCCCTTTGGGGCCGCTTTTCGGCGGGCTGTATATTCCCTCCCATGCCTGGAAAAACTATCGCCAGGAAGGGAGGAATTTGTAAATGCAGACTCTTTATAAAATTTGCTTGGTCCTGCTCATCATCGGCGGCCTGAACTGGGGCCTCGTGGGCCTGTTCAGCTTTAACCTGGTGGGCTGGCTGTTCGGCGGCGTCGCCAGCGTGCTGAGCCGAATCATTTTTGTGATCGTCGGCGTCGCTGCCATCTGCGCCATCCCCAGCCTGTTCTCCTCTGCGTCCGGCTCCGGCAGCGAGCAGTAACTCTTTGCAAATTCCGCAAAAAAGAAGCGTTTCCCGCTCCGCAAGGAATGGGAAACGCTTCTTTTGATTCAGGCGCGCACCGGTGCATATTGCGCGTAAATGGCGTTGTAGTCCGCCTGCAATTTTTGATAGATCTCCAGCACAGGCTGGCAGCGCACCCGCGTTTTTTCCATGATCTCGTCGTAATGCGCCAGCATGCACCCCACCAGTGCGGGATCCATCAGCCCATCCTCCCGCATCCCGGTAATAATGGCGCAGATACGCTCCTTCCCAAAGGCTTTTTTATAGCTGCGGGTGCCCGCAAGGGCGCTCACAATATCCGCCAGCGCAACGATCCGCTCCTCCAGGCTCAGCTGCTGTGCCCTCAATCCCCGCGGGTAGCCCGAGCCGTCCAGCTTTTCATGGTGGCGCAGTGCGATCTCGCGAATCGGCGAAGGAATATCCCCGCCAAAGATCTCCTCCGTCACGTCCACATGGGTGCGCATCACCGCCATCGCCTGCGGGCTGAGCTTTCCCGGAAACTCCAGAATCTCAACCGGAATACCGATCTTCCCCAAATCGTGCAGCAGCGCGCCGCAGACCACGTTGTTGCGCTCCTGCGCCCCCAGCTCCATATATTCCGCAAGCTCGTTTGAAATACTGGTGGTGGTCATGGTGTGGGTGACTGTATGGCGGCTGCGGAAGTCGATCGAGTAAATGACCATTTTCAAATAGTCCCGGATCTCTTCCCCGGTAAACGAAATTTCCGCCTGCATCTGCTGAAACGCCGGGTCGCACTCCACCTCCTCGGCCGTAAAGGGGGCAAACTCCTGCTCCAGCAGCAGGTCCACAAAAAACGGCTCAAAGCGCTGGCCGCGCTCTGCGCGAACGATCCGCGCAAAGTCTGCGTACGAGCCGCCCTCCGCGTTCAGCCAGATATCCAGCCGGTCGGCAAGGTGGATCAGCTGGGCGGCATGCTTGTTTTCGCGGCTCACATCCTCCATCCGTTCCAGCTCGCTCCAGGGCGCGTGATGGAACAGGATGGCCTGCGCCAATTCAAACAAGGGCGTAAAGTTTTTGATGAACAGGCACCCATACACCGAGTGCTCCCAGATCTCTTCCGTTTCAAAGCGGACCATCCGGTCGATCTCTTCGGTTTTGTAGGCCCCCACATCGTGCATGGCGGCCAAAAAGCACAAATCCCGCGTCTGGGCCGCGCTCACCTGCGGCATCCTGCGCAGCATGCGGGAAACGATATACGCCACCCGGATGCCGTGATCCATCAGCCGCTTGTCCACATGGTTGTAAGCGCGCCGCAAAATGCCGATGATCGCTTTGTTGTCAATAAACCCGGTGTTGTATTCCAGCATCCGTTCGGCCATCCTTTTAAGTTGTTTTTTAGGCAAAAATAAAATGCCTATGCTGCGCTACCCGGGCTCGCCCAGCCTGCCGACCTTTGTAAAACATCCGTGATATTATCAAAGCATATCGCGCAGAACAAACAACACGTGATCTCCCATTACGGGCTTTTCGGCGGCACAATCACAGGATCCTTCAAGTTTCCTCCGGCGGCCATGGCGTTTTGGAGTAAATTCGTTGTATTCAAATCCGCGATAAATTTTATGAAAATTATACCATCGTTTTCCTCTCCACGCAACTAAACATGCCCCTTCTTTTTCCATTTCCGGCAAGCGGTCTTTTGCAAGCCTTATCTGCAGTACCGGTGGCCTTTCGCGCAACGGCTTTACAAAAGCCACCGCCTAATAGAGCGCTTTTCATAGGCCGTGGGAACCTCCAAATACAGCCGTCCGGCAATCTCTCATCCGCCTTAAAAAGCCCCGCCGAAAAATAAGACCTAAAAAAGAACAGGCAGGCAACCCCAAAAGGGATCGCCCGCCTGTTCCGGCGTTCTTACAGGGCCGATTACAGCTCGGCGAAGTATTTAATGGTGCGCACCATCTGGCTGGTGTAGCTGTTCTCGTTGTCGTACCAGGAAACGACCTGCACCTGGTAGGTGTCGTCGTCGATCTTGGTCACCATGGTCTGGGTGGCGTCGAACAGGCTGCCATAGGTGATGCCGATCACGTCGCTGGACACGATGGGGTCGGTGTTGTAGCCAAAGCTCTCGGAAGCGGCGGCCTGCATGGCGGCGTTGATGCTCTCCTTGGTCACGTCCTTGCCCTTGACCACAGCCACCAGGATGGTGGTGCTGCCGGTGGGAACAGGCACGCGCTGGGCGCTGCCGATCAGCTTGCCGTTCAGCTCGGGGATCACCAGGCCAATAGCCTTGGCGGCGCCGGTGGAGTTCGGCACAATGTTGGCGGCGCCGGCGCGGGCGCGGCGCAGATCGCCCTTGCGATGGGGGCCGTCCAGGATCATCTGGTCGCCGGTGTAGGCGTGCACAGTGGTCATGATGCCGCTCTGGATGGGGTAGGTGTCGTTCAGCACCTTGGCCATGGGGGCCAGGCAGTTGGTGGTGCAGGAGGCGGCGCTGATGATCTGGTCTTCCTTGGTCAGGTTGCCCTCGTTCACGCTGTAAACGATGGTCTTCAGGTCATTGCCCGCAGGGGCGGAAATCACGACCTTCTTGGCGCCGGCCTGGATGTGGGCCATGGCCTTGTCCTTCTTGGTAAAGAAGCCGGTGCACTCCAGCACCACATCCACGCCCAGCTCGCCCCAGGGCAGCTCAGCGGGGTTGGGGTTGGCGTAAATGGTGATCTTCTTGCCGTCCACAGTGATGGAGCCTTCGCCGGCCACCACGGTGTGCCCGTCGTAACGGCCCTGGGCGGTGTCATATTTCAGCAGATGCGCCAGCATCTCGGGGCTGGTCAGGTCGTTGATGGCAACGATCTCATAGCCCTCGGCGCCGAACATCTGGCGGAAGGCAAGGCGGCCGATGCGGCCAAAACCATTGATAGCAACTTTAACAGCCATTGTAAAAAATCCTCCTTATTTCTCATGCACGCCCCAGTGGGGCGGCTCTCTCAGGGTTAAATTTATTGTATAACAAAAACGGCCAAAGCACAAGTGCTTGACAAAAAATTATCATAAAGTGCAAATGAAAACATTGCCAGCCCTTTTGCGCGCATGGAGCCGCCCCAGCATGCCACACTAACCGGGTGGAATACAATGTACACAGGAAAGGGGCGGATCGAATGATCTTGGGGGCGATCACACCGGCGGCGCGGCTGGCCGCGGCCATGCGCGGCGAGGTGAGCGAGATCCTGTGCTGCCCGGAATCCGCCCTCTCCCCCGCCGCGCGCGCCGCGGCCTACCGGCTGCTGCGCACCGCCCAAAACCTGGAATGGTGGACCCGCCTCTCCACCCAGCCGCCCCCCGCCCGCCCGCTGGACCTGGGGGCCAGCACAGCGGCGCTGCTGGCCGCCGTGCGCGAGGTGTGCGCCACCCCGCCGGGCCTCCTGCAGCTGGCGCCCTGCCGCCAACCCCTGCCCGTAGCGGCGGACGAAGCCGCCTTCGAGGCGGTGCTGCTCAACCTGGTCTGCAACAGCCTGCTGTATGGCGGGCCCACGCCCGCTCTC
This window of the Oscillospiraceae bacterium genome carries:
- a CDS encoding HD family phosphohydrolase, translating into MLEYNTGFIDNKAIIGILRRAYNHVDKRLMDHGIRVAYIVSRMLRRMPQVSAAQTRDLCFLAAMHDVGAYKTEEIDRMVRFETEEIWEHSVYGCLFIKNFTPLFELAQAILFHHAPWSELERMEDVSRENKHAAQLIHLADRLDIWLNAEGGSYADFARIVRAERGQRFEPFFVDLLLEQEFAPFTAEEVECDPAFQQMQAEISFTGEEIRDYLKMVIYSIDFRSRHTVTHTMTTTSISNELAEYMELGAQERNNVVCGALLHDLGKIGIPVEILEFPGKLSPQAMAVMRTHVDVTEEIFGGDIPSPIREIALRHHEKLDGSGYPRGLRAQQLSLEERIVALADIVSALAGTRSYKKAFGKERICAIITGMREDGLMDPALVGCMLAHYDEIMEKTRVRCQPVLEIYQKLQADYNAIYAQYAPVRA
- a CDS encoding nitroreductase, coding for MKQGKVMVDTGKCIGCGLCGRICPAHNLEIKNKKAGTVLERCILCGQCSAVCPKKAISIAGRENDQIEKPGEVRLDPGAVLDAIRFRRSIRDFRQTEVPREVIEQILEAGRLTHTAKNLQDVSFVVLQREKDRIEEMAVKVFKTVKPIADLFSPMARKNEITDHFFFFNAPLAIVVLAKDKTNGILAAQNMEFMAEANGLGVLYSGFFTMAANASRRIRNALGVPKGKKPAMTLVLGYPNVEFLRSAPHKELSVRYM
- a CDS encoding transcriptional regulator; this translates as MKRECEERLAQITSGFRECRNAFTAIGDETRQLILLALLESDLAGIRVGEIAQKTHLTRPSVSHHLQILKEAGIVAMRPEGTKNYYYLSADETQWKEMKELIGLIYTSIQHMGAKE
- the gap gene encoding glyceraldehyde-3-phosphate dehydrogenase, coding for MAVKVAINGFGRIGRLAFRQMFGAEGYEIVAINDLTSPEMLAHLLKYDTAQGRYDGHTVVAGEGSITVDGKKITIYANPNPAELPWGELGVDVVLECTGFFTKKDKAMAHIQAGAKKVVISAPAGNDLKTIVYSVNEGNLTKEDQIISAASCTTNCLAPMAKVLNDTYPIQSGIMTTVHAYTGDQMILDGPHRKGDLRRARAGAANIVPNSTGAAKAIGLVIPELNGKLIGSAQRVPVPTGSTTILVAVVKGKDVTKESINAAMQAAASESFGYNTDPIVSSDVIGITYGSLFDATQTMVTKIDDDTYQVQVVSWYDNENSYTSQMVRTIKYFAEL